A part of Tiliqua scincoides isolate rTilSci1 chromosome 13, rTilSci1.hap2, whole genome shotgun sequence genomic DNA contains:
- the NTAN1 gene encoding protein N-terminal asparagine amidohydrolase isoform X2 — MPLLIKGERIDVAQPTRELIYNYPELEERAKLLRSQSAQTVGPKGLLYVRQREFAATTPKDGSVSILGSDDATTCHLVVLRHTGSGAICLTHCDGSDTETEVLLIMNAVKVLSPNMECGRLEVHLVGGFNDDRHLSQRLTKQLLKLNDRQEKAHHFPLIYGIAVNVKTGEIFPATFPDKGPDEDLRSASGLTGTKMVNIYDSKKEQLCIGPYYWMPFPHVEFWLEKDDQTILQNLSTSPAAEPPHFVSHIRAALTYLKEHPFPDKSLFPSRKPRLYRKNEDGLWERVSSDQI; from the exons ATGCCTTTGCTGATCAAAGGGGAGCGCATTGATGTGGCCCAGCCCACCAGGGAACTCATCTACAACTACCCAGAACTGGAG GAGAGAGCCAAGCTACTCAGAAGCCAATCTGCTCAAACAGTTGGACCGAAAGGACTTCTCTACGTTCGGCAAAGAGAGTTTGCGGCAACCACGCCGAAGGATG GTTCTGTGTCGATTCTCGGGTCTGATGATGCAACAACCTGCCATTTGGTGGTGCTTAGACATACAG gtAGTGGGGCTATCTGTCTGACCCACTGTGATGGATCGGACACAGAAACAGAAGTATTGTTAATCATGAATGCAGTCAAGGTGCTCTCCCCAAACATGGAATGTGGAAG GTTGGAGGTACATCTGGTTGGAGGTTTCAATGACGACAGGCACTTATCCCAGCGACTCACCAAGCAGCTCTTGA AATTAAATGACCGGCAAGAAAAAGCCCATCACTTTCCCCTTATTTATGGCATTG CAGTGAATGTTAAAACGGGAGAGATTTTCCCGGCGACCTTTCCAGACAAGGGCCCAGATGAGGATTTGCGATCAGCTAGCGGCTTAACAGGAACCAAG ATGGTCAACATTTATGACTCAAAAAAGGAGCAGCTTTGCATTGGGCCTTACTACTGGATGCCTTTCCCCCATGTGGAATTCTGGTTGGAGAAAGATGATCAAACCATACTGCAA AACCTCTCCACGTCCCCAGCCGCTGAACCGCCTCACTTTGTTTCTCACATCAGAGCTGCCCTGACATATTTAAAAGAGCACCCCTTCCCAGATAAGTCCTTATTCCCAAGCAGGAAACCAAGGCTCTACAGAAAAAATGAAGATGGCCTCTGGGAGAGGGTCTCTTCGGACCAGATCTAA
- the NTAN1 gene encoding protein N-terminal asparagine amidohydrolase isoform X1, translating into MPLLIKGERIDVAQPTRELIYNYPELEERAKLLRSQSAQTVGPKGLLYVRQREFAATTPKDGSVSILGSDDATTCHLVVLRHTGSGAICLTHCDGSDTETEVLLIMNAVKVLSPNMECGRLEVHLVGGFNDDRHLSQRLTKQLLRAFDRLQENIHLMTFCVTELNDRQEKAHHFPLIYGIAVNVKTGEIFPATFPDKGPDEDLRSASGLTGTKMVNIYDSKKEQLCIGPYYWMPFPHVEFWLEKDDQTILQNLSTSPAAEPPHFVSHIRAALTYLKEHPFPDKSLFPSRKPRLYRKNEDGLWERVSSDQI; encoded by the exons ATGCCTTTGCTGATCAAAGGGGAGCGCATTGATGTGGCCCAGCCCACCAGGGAACTCATCTACAACTACCCAGAACTGGAG GAGAGAGCCAAGCTACTCAGAAGCCAATCTGCTCAAACAGTTGGACCGAAAGGACTTCTCTACGTTCGGCAAAGAGAGTTTGCGGCAACCACGCCGAAGGATG GTTCTGTGTCGATTCTCGGGTCTGATGATGCAACAACCTGCCATTTGGTGGTGCTTAGACATACAG gtAGTGGGGCTATCTGTCTGACCCACTGTGATGGATCGGACACAGAAACAGAAGTATTGTTAATCATGAATGCAGTCAAGGTGCTCTCCCCAAACATGGAATGTGGAAG GTTGGAGGTACATCTGGTTGGAGGTTTCAATGACGACAGGCACTTATCCCAGCGACTCACCAAGCAGCTCTTGA GAGCATTTGACCGCTTGCAGGAGAACATCCATCTAATGACCTTTTGTGTGACAG AATTAAATGACCGGCAAGAAAAAGCCCATCACTTTCCCCTTATTTATGGCATTG CAGTGAATGTTAAAACGGGAGAGATTTTCCCGGCGACCTTTCCAGACAAGGGCCCAGATGAGGATTTGCGATCAGCTAGCGGCTTAACAGGAACCAAG ATGGTCAACATTTATGACTCAAAAAAGGAGCAGCTTTGCATTGGGCCTTACTACTGGATGCCTTTCCCCCATGTGGAATTCTGGTTGGAGAAAGATGATCAAACCATACTGCAA AACCTCTCCACGTCCCCAGCCGCTGAACCGCCTCACTTTGTTTCTCACATCAGAGCTGCCCTGACATATTTAAAAGAGCACCCCTTCCCAGATAAGTCCTTATTCCCAAGCAGGAAACCAAGGCTCTACAGAAAAAATGAAGATGGCCTCTGGGAGAGGGTCTCTTCGGACCAGATCTAA